A window of Dehalococcoidia bacterium contains these coding sequences:
- a CDS encoding SDR family oxidoreductase yields MENSNRVAIITGGGRGIGKGIALHFAKNGIDVAVLGRGYDKLEQTVGEIKALGGNGLAIKADVGLLQDVESAFDKVIERFGKIDILVNNAGVAQPTNPITELDLAYLDNIINTDFKGVYYCSRRAAMEMKPRKSGCIINISSVHGLVSLPCIVYGPMKAAVNMFTHILARELAGYMIRVNCIAPGYVQTQMASDQGDRNIELFLKNIPMHVPLMVEDIAELAYFLVSDKSRYITGAIIAADAGVTSDGGWHGYGR; encoded by the coding sequence ATGGAAAATTCAAACAGGGTCGCGATCATTACAGGTGGAGGGAGGGGCATCGGGAAAGGCATCGCCCTGCATTTCGCAAAAAATGGCATAGATGTCGCGGTGCTGGGGCGCGGATATGACAAGCTTGAGCAGACTGTGGGTGAGATAAAAGCGCTCGGCGGCAACGGGCTTGCCATCAAGGCGGACGTCGGATTACTGCAAGATGTAGAATCGGCCTTCGATAAAGTGATCGAGAGGTTCGGGAAGATCGATATACTGGTCAATAACGCGGGCGTAGCGCAGCCGACCAACCCCATCACCGAGCTGGACCTGGCCTACCTTGACAACATAATCAACACGGATTTCAAAGGGGTTTACTACTGCAGCCGCAGGGCTGCCATGGAAATGAAGCCGCGCAAGAGCGGCTGCATTATCAATATCTCTTCCGTACACGGACTTGTATCGTTGCCCTGCATAGTATACGGACCGATGAAAGCGGCTGTTAACATGTTCACGCACATACTTGCCCGCGAGCTGGCCGGCTATATGATCAGGGTGAACTGCATCGCGCCGGGCTATGTTCAGACACAGATGGCTTCCGACCAGGGCGATCGAAACATCGAGCTATTCCTCAAAAACATCCCCATGCACGTACCCTTGATGGTTGAGGATATAGCTGAGCTTGCCTATTTCCTGGTCTCCGACAAGTCCCGCTACATCACAGGCGCTATCATAGCCGCTGATGCCGGCGTGACCAGCGACGGCGGGTGGCACGGATACGGCAGATAG
- a CDS encoding flavodoxin family protein, translating to MKLLSVCGSPRNGNTEWMLKQLHGLALAEGAESELLLLRKLDIKMCNGCLSCEAGGKNRKGLCAIKDDMQDIYPKLMQADAIVFGTPVYFEMVSGLLKNFMDRTCPIWPRLEEKRFAGVAVAEEGIGTAIDNLKTYAAVCGMNWAGSVTALAKKPREVGKIEFIGEQLQKLYLALKAGGFENPPLHYPR from the coding sequence ATGAAATTACTCAGCGTGTGCGGCTCTCCCAGGAACGGCAACACCGAGTGGATGCTGAAACAGCTTCACGGCCTGGCCTTGGCGGAAGGCGCGGAATCGGAACTCCTGCTGCTGCGCAAGCTCGATATAAAAATGTGCAACGGCTGCCTGTCCTGCGAAGCCGGCGGTAAAAACAGAAAGGGGCTCTGCGCTATCAAGGACGACATGCAGGACATATATCCGAAGCTGATGCAGGCCGACGCCATCGTATTCGGCACGCCTGTCTATTTCGAGATGGTCTCAGGGCTGCTCAAGAACTTTATGGACAGGACCTGCCCCATCTGGCCCAGGCTGGAAGAAAAGCGCTTTGCCGGTGTAGCCGTTGCGGAAGAGGGTATCGGCACGGCCATCGATAACCTTAAAACCTATGCGGCCGTCTGCGGCATGAACTGGGCGGGCAGCGTTACGGCCCTGGCTAAAAAACCACGCGAAGTCGGCAAAATCGAGTTTATTGGCGAGCAGTTGCAGAAACTGTATCTGGCTTTAAAAGCGGGCGGGTTTGAAAACCCGCCCCTACATTATCCCCGGTAG
- the hisA gene encoding 1-(5-phosphoribosyl)-5-[(5-phosphoribosylamino)methylideneamino]imidazole-4-carboxamide isomerase — translation MDIIPAIDLKGGKCVRLYQGDYSKETVFSVDPVATALRWQEQGAGRLHLVDLDGAAAGEVRNTKAIEDIVKNTSLEVELGGGIRRVDVVEQLIKLGVKRVILGTVAVEQIELTKRIIKRFGEAIVVGIDARDSYVTTHGWMKISTMTVLDLSQAMAAIGARRIIYTDVKRDGTLTEPNYEATAELVSKLKIPVVASGGISSIEHIRKLAALGAEGVIIGKALYTGDIDLKEALAVS, via the coding sequence ATGGATATCATACCTGCAATCGACCTCAAAGGTGGGAAATGCGTGCGTCTCTACCAGGGCGATTACAGCAAGGAGACGGTATTCTCGGTCGATCCGGTAGCCACGGCCCTCAGATGGCAGGAACAGGGCGCCGGCAGGCTGCACCTGGTTGACCTGGACGGCGCAGCAGCCGGTGAGGTCCGCAATACTAAGGCCATTGAGGACATCGTGAAAAATACCAGCCTCGAGGTGGAGCTGGGCGGCGGGATCAGACGGGTGGACGTGGTGGAACAGCTCATCAAGCTGGGCGTAAAACGCGTTATTCTGGGTACGGTGGCCGTCGAACAGATCGAACTTACCAAACGCATTATTAAGAGGTTCGGTGAAGCAATCGTGGTCGGTATCGACGCCCGCGATTCGTATGTGACCACCCACGGCTGGATGAAGATCTCCACCATGACTGTACTGGACCTCAGCCAGGCTATGGCCGCCATCGGCGCCAGACGTATCATCTATACTGATGTAAAACGTGACGGCACGCTCACCGAGCCTAATTACGAAGCAACGGCCGAGCTGGTGAGCAAACTGAAGATACCGGTCGTAGCCTCGGGCGGCATCTCGTCCATCGAACATATCAGGAAGCTGGCGGCGCTGGGCGCAGAGGGCGTCATTATCGGCAAGGCGCTCTATACGGGCGATATCGATCTCAAGGAAGCCCTGGCCGTATCCTGA
- a CDS encoding CoA transferase, translating to MYPLQGLKVLDFSHSGDGPTCGLMLAQAGADVIKIESHQGDPFRQGPTVIAFYNINRNKRSLALNLQTPEGREIALKLASKADIIIESFTPGTAEKLGIGYSEINKINPRVIYCSVSGFGQTGPYRQKPAYDPVIHAMSGLMSITGEADGPPVRIPSNIIGLPTAFLAAHGVLLAVIAREKTGRGQLIDASFFDTAVYFMSSFISGYALTGFVMPRMGSANPAFAPYQCFQSADRYVFVGVTNDKFWQAFCQALDLDDLAQRPEYSSANSRLAHREELANQIALSLRKLPSSEIIRKLEAAGVPCATLREIPEVLDDPQVAARHIFFDMDYPGVGKVKLANLPAWPSDIERIEAVRAPLLGEHTVEILEELGYDRAGIDALEQKGVILKN from the coding sequence ATGTATCCGCTACAGGGATTGAAGGTACTCGACTTTTCACATTCGGGTGACGGCCCGACCTGCGGCTTGATGCTGGCGCAGGCAGGCGCCGATGTGATAAAGATAGAATCCCACCAGGGTGATCCTTTCCGACAGGGCCCGACTGTCATAGCCTTTTATAACATTAACCGCAACAAGCGCAGCCTTGCGCTCAACCTGCAAACACCCGAGGGCAGGGAGATCGCCCTCAAGCTCGCCTCTAAAGCAGATATAATAATCGAGAGCTTCACACCGGGCACGGCGGAGAAGCTGGGCATCGGCTACAGCGAAATAAATAAGATTAATCCCCGCGTCATCTACTGCTCGGTCTCCGGATTCGGCCAGACCGGGCCCTACCGGCAGAAGCCGGCCTACGACCCTGTCATCCACGCCATGTCCGGCCTGATGTCGATTACAGGCGAAGCGGACGGCCCTCCGGTGCGTATACCATCCAATATTATCGGGCTCCCCACGGCGTTCCTGGCCGCCCACGGTGTGCTGCTGGCAGTCATAGCGAGGGAGAAAACGGGCAGGGGACAATTGATAGACGCATCCTTTTTCGACACCGCCGTCTATTTCATGTCTTCTTTCATCTCCGGCTACGCATTGACGGGATTTGTTATGCCCAGGATGGGCTCGGCCAATCCCGCCTTCGCTCCCTATCAGTGTTTTCAGTCGGCGGACAGATATGTTTTCGTAGGCGTTACCAACGATAAATTCTGGCAGGCCTTCTGCCAGGCGCTGGACCTGGATGACCTGGCACAACGTCCTGAATATTCAAGCGCGAACAGCAGGCTGGCGCACCGCGAGGAATTGGCGAACCAAATTGCCCTGTCCTTACGTAAATTGCCCTCCAGTGAAATAATCCGGAAGCTGGAGGCGGCCGGCGTTCCCTGCGCGACCTTGCGCGAGATACCGGAAGTGCTTGACGATCCGCAGGTGGCTGCCAGGCACATTTTTTTCGACATGGATTACCCGGGCGTTGGCAAAGTAAAGCTTGCCAATCTGCCGGCCTGGCCTTCGGATATTGAGCGAATAGAGGCTGTCAGAGCTCCGCTGCTGGGGGAACATACCGTTGAGATACTCGAGGAGCTCGGATATGACAGGGCCGGGATTGACGCACTTGAGCAGAAGGGGGTAATCTTAAAGAACTAA
- the dnaN gene encoding DNA polymerase III subunit beta, translating to MKLSCLQENLNKGLGIIGRAVASRTTLPITQNVLISTDEKQLKLAATNLEIAISCWIGAKIENEGSITIPARVLTEFVASLPSDVINLNLKHHTLELKSGRYEARINGLDAADFPPIPQVGDGFSTKVKAEDLKQAISQVAFAAATEESRPVLTGVQTEFEGSKLTMAAADGFRLAVHRTALSEPVKEKVAMIIPAKAYHELNRLMGADDQEIEITLNAQKSQVLFKLKGIEMVSQLIQGTFPNYSQLIPQTYGTKARIDVAEFLRAIKMAAIFARDGSGIARVIVTPGATVEAGKITISARADEIGDNVGEIDALVDGEAAKIAFNARYLADVLSVVKQAQVSLEVTTPSNPGVIRPVGVDNYDHVVMPMFVQW from the coding sequence ATGAAGCTGTCGTGTCTGCAGGAAAATCTGAATAAAGGCCTCGGCATCATAGGCAGGGCGGTAGCATCAAGGACGACTCTGCCCATTACCCAGAATGTACTTATATCCACCGATGAAAAGCAGCTCAAGCTGGCTGCCACCAACCTTGAGATAGCCATCAGCTGCTGGATTGGTGCAAAGATAGAGAACGAGGGTTCCATCACCATTCCTGCGCGCGTATTGACCGAATTCGTAGCTTCTCTGCCCAGCGATGTAATCAATCTTAACCTCAAGCACCATACGCTTGAGCTCAAGAGCGGCCGTTACGAGGCCAGGATCAACGGGCTGGATGCAGCCGATTTCCCACCGATCCCCCAGGTGGGCGACGGCTTCAGCACGAAGGTCAAGGCCGAGGATCTCAAGCAGGCCATCAGCCAGGTTGCTTTCGCCGCCGCTACGGAGGAGTCGCGTCCCGTACTTACCGGTGTGCAGACGGAGTTCGAGGGCAGCAAGCTGACCATGGCCGCCGCCGACGGATTCAGGCTGGCTGTCCACCGCACCGCGCTGTCCGAGCCGGTGAAAGAGAAGGTGGCCATGATCATACCGGCCAAGGCCTATCACGAGCTTAACCGCCTGATGGGCGCCGATGACCAGGAGATAGAAATTACGCTCAATGCGCAGAAAAGCCAGGTGCTCTTCAAGCTCAAGGGCATTGAGATGGTCTCGCAGTTGATCCAGGGCACCTTCCCCAATTATTCCCAGCTCATACCCCAGACATATGGCACCAAGGCGCGCATCGATGTGGCCGAGTTCCTGCGCGCCATCAAGATGGCCGCCATCTTCGCCCGAGACGGCAGCGGTATCGCCAGGGTCATCGTTACTCCCGGCGCCACGGTGGAGGCGGGCAAGATAACCATCTCCGCGCGCGCCGATGAAATCGGCGACAATGTGGGCGAGATAGACGCGCTGGTGGACGGGGAGGCGGCTAAAATAGCCTTCAATGCCCGCTACCTTGCGGACGTGCTGTCGGTGGTCAAGCAGGCGCAGGTATCTCTGGAGGTCACCACTCCCTCCAATCCAGGCGTGATTAGACCCGTTGGCGTGGACAACTACGACCACGTAGTCATGCCGATGTTTGTTCAATGGTAG
- a CDS encoding choice-of-anchor U domain-containing protein has translation MFRFKLGMLCNYRYLTIWFCLVLIVIPSFLSPLFFQQPVNAASGTWVWQNPLPQGNSLNGVWGSSGSNIYAVGQSGTILHYDGSHWSSITSETQNHLNEVWGNSENNIFVVGNWGTVLHWNGISWSSMTSGTSQWLYGIWGSSGTDVFAVGNNGVILHFDGSTWSSMTSGTAQHLLSVWGSSSNDVFAVGNNDTILHYDGTSWSPIGSGFAVSLLSVWGNSSSDVFAVGWNGVILHYNGSTWSSMTSGIGQNITCIWGSSGTNVFAVAESGFILHYDGISWHQETSGTVFNLFHVWGSSSNDIFVVGDHDAILRYNGTNWGAMTSSLTYNHLNSIWGSSSNDVFTVGNVGTILHYNGTSWSLMNSGTLNWLNGVWGSSGNDVFAVGSDGIILHYNGSTWNSMTSGVSNHLRSIWGSSGTDIFAGGDGGVILHFNGSTWTPMTSGTTNHLYGIWGTSGNDVFAVGNVGTILHYNGSAWNTMSSGISEALQGVWGSSSNNVIAVGVYTPILNYNGSSWIEVTSSHSEALYSVIGSSSTDMLAVGNTGTVLYYNGNNWDFVTRLTDKHLHGVWGSSSGEIFAVGQYGTILKLSLLMPCVTTNNPSNITSTTCTLNGNLSSLGTASSCNVTFQWGTNPGSYTAETDNQTKTSTGTFSADLSNLTPNTTYYFRARAVGDDTSYGEEKSFRTYELPPPFLFKWGSYGNNDSQFNQQQCLAIDTTGNIYVADFDNNRIQKFNSSGQFQTKWGSYGIGDGQFYHPVGIVTDSNNYIYVVDCGNDRVQKFNNSGEYISQWGGTGDANGQFNHPTGIAVDSTGAIYVADAENHRIQKFNSSGQFLTKWGTDGSGDGDFNHPYGVAIDSSNNVYVVDELINHRVQKFTSEGVFLRKWGIFGNGDSQFKEPCGITVDADDKIYIADYANHRIQKFNTSGLLLSKWGTEGSADGQFEYPVDVKISPSGNIYVSDENNCRIQVFGYLGLPQIQVSPTIINFDPLVVGSSSDPQIITITDNSTADLLIGEITLSGTNSDQFTIVSDNASNETIIPGNSRMVALKFNPTSTGIKSAMLSIQSNDPDEPIIQVNLTGTASIWRTMISGTSDPLNSIWGSAANDIYVVGSYNSTVLHYNGENWSSISGLTFHGFTLTFYDIWGSSANDVYIVANSGHMFHYDGSVWTYIPRMNTEHLFGIWGSSPSDVFVVGNSGTILHYNGISWSTMNSGTTAGLHGIWGDSPNNVFAVGPSSIILHYNGTSWSQMPSGTATAALNAIWGSSSNDIYAVGSSGGTLVHFDGTNWNLMDCGATTTLNDIWGSSSNDIFTVGHTGTIIHKNGNTWSPMASGTANHLNGVWGSCDNDVFAVGQNGTILHYGSGCSNIVVSPSLIIYNPVQVGTVSSQQATTVSNTGKADLIVRTITLSGINANQFSIVSDNASNQTIAPGESKSLGVVFSPDKMGEKTAILSIPSSSPTDNPAMVTLVGLATKQPPIPVPSSTGKGMVTFDVVEGALIIGLTQIAEITLPVNGKPPLNFTYGFFDFNVLGVDPGGSVTITITFPDNIPTNCQYWKYNNGWVNVTSLVGDNDGDNVITLTLTDGGFEDADGLVNGRIRDPGGIGFPVQQTSPAPAQQIDTPTMISTTPHGGSMPTAIPLSPAMQLPNVYVSQAAISASEVTPENPVYVTAYVVNKGGVSRNVVIKLVVNGEEESRQSLTVASGNTVPVAFTIQKSQPGIYNVTVNNISAGSFTVSDNSIILYFSIACLLLAFVLGVILIYRKFAI, from the coding sequence GTGTTTAGATTCAAATTAGGGATGTTGTGTAACTATAGATACCTTACAATTTGGTTTTGTTTAGTACTGATTGTTATTCCCTCATTTTTGTCTCCACTGTTTTTCCAACAACCTGTTAATGCTGCTTCAGGTACGTGGGTTTGGCAAAATCCTTTACCTCAAGGAAATTCACTCAATGGCGTCTGGGGTAGCTCAGGAAGCAACATATATGCTGTCGGTCAAAGTGGCACTATCCTCCATTACGATGGAAGTCATTGGAGTTCTATAACCAGTGAAACTCAAAATCATCTAAATGAAGTATGGGGAAATTCAGAGAACAATATATTCGTAGTGGGCAATTGGGGGACGGTACTTCATTGGAATGGCATCAGTTGGAGTTCCATGACCAGTGGCACATCTCAGTGGCTCTATGGTATTTGGGGTAGTTCAGGTACCGATGTTTTTGCCGTGGGTAACAATGGCGTCATCTTACACTTTGATGGCAGTACCTGGAGTTCCATGACCAGTGGTACTGCACAACACCTATTGAGTGTTTGGGGAAGCTCTAGTAACGATGTCTTTGCCGTAGGCAATAATGACACTATCCTTCATTATGATGGTACAAGCTGGAGTCCTATTGGCAGCGGATTTGCAGTATCTCTCTTGAGTGTTTGGGGCAATTCCAGTAGTGATGTATTTGCCGTAGGATGGAATGGTGTCATCCTCCATTATAATGGAAGTACCTGGAGCTCTATGACCAGTGGCATAGGACAAAACATCACTTGCATATGGGGCAGTTCGGGAACAAATGTCTTCGCAGTGGCTGAAAGTGGTTTCATTCTTCATTATGACGGCATTTCTTGGCATCAAGAAACAAGTGGCACCGTATTTAATCTGTTTCATGTGTGGGGAAGCTCATCCAATGATATTTTTGTGGTTGGAGACCACGACGCAATACTCCGCTATAACGGCACTAATTGGGGTGCAATGACAAGTAGCCTCACTTACAATCATCTTAATAGCATCTGGGGCAGCTCATCAAACGATGTTTTCACGGTTGGTAATGTGGGCACTATACTCCATTATAATGGGACAAGCTGGAGTTTGATGAATAGCGGCACATTGAATTGGCTCAACGGTGTTTGGGGTAGTTCAGGTAATGATGTTTTCGCTGTGGGAAGCGATGGCATTATTCTTCACTATAATGGAAGTACATGGAATTCAATGACAAGCGGAGTTTCAAACCATTTAAGAAGTATATGGGGAAGCTCTGGAACCGATATATTTGCCGGAGGAGATGGGGGGGTTATTCTACATTTTAACGGTAGCACTTGGACACCCATGACCAGTGGTACTACAAACCATCTATATGGTATATGGGGTACTTCAGGTAATGATGTTTTTGCTGTAGGCAATGTAGGCACCATACTCCATTATAATGGGAGTGCCTGGAATACGATGTCTAGTGGTATTAGCGAGGCATTGCAGGGAGTTTGGGGCAGTTCTAGTAATAATGTTATTGCCGTAGGTGTTTACACCCCCATCCTTAATTACAACGGGAGTAGTTGGATTGAAGTTACTTCAAGCCATTCAGAGGCTTTATACAGTGTCATAGGTAGTTCAAGTACTGATATGCTTGCTGTAGGGAATACCGGAACTGTGCTGTACTATAACGGAAACAATTGGGATTTTGTTACAAGATTAACTGATAAACATTTACATGGAGTTTGGGGAAGTTCATCAGGAGAAATTTTTGCTGTAGGTCAGTATGGTACAATCCTTAAACTCAGCTTATTAATGCCTTGTGTTACTACTAACAATCCAAGCAATATAACATCAACCACGTGTACTTTGAACGGCAATCTAAGTTCGCTTGGCACAGCTTCAAGCTGCAACGTCACATTCCAATGGGGAACAAATCCGGGTTCTTACACGGCAGAAACAGATAATCAAACTAAAACCTCAACTGGTACTTTCTCTGCAGATCTGTCAAACCTAACCCCCAATACGACATATTATTTCAGAGCTAGGGCAGTTGGAGATGATACTAGCTACGGTGAAGAAAAGAGCTTTAGAACATACGAATTGCCACCTCCATTCCTTTTTAAATGGGGCTCTTATGGGAATAATGATAGCCAGTTCAATCAACAGCAATGCCTTGCCATTGATACTACAGGGAATATTTACGTTGCTGATTTTGATAACAACCGGATTCAAAAGTTCAATAGCTCGGGACAATTTCAGACAAAATGGGGTTCGTACGGAATTGGAGATGGGCAATTTTATCACCCGGTTGGCATTGTCACTGATTCTAATAACTATATATATGTTGTTGACTGCGGTAACGATCGTGTGCAGAAGTTCAATAACTCTGGTGAATATATATCTCAGTGGGGAGGTACGGGTGATGCCAATGGCCAATTCAATCACCCTACAGGTATAGCAGTTGACTCAACAGGGGCTATTTACGTGGCGGATGCTGAAAATCATCGAATCCAGAAGTTTAACAGTTCAGGCCAATTCCTCACCAAATGGGGAACTGATGGCAGTGGCGACGGTGATTTTAACCATCCGTATGGTGTAGCAATTGATTCATCAAATAACGTATACGTTGTTGATGAGTTAATTAATCATCGTGTTCAGAAGTTTACTAGTGAAGGGGTATTCCTTAGGAAGTGGGGAATATTTGGAAATGGTGATAGTCAGTTTAAAGAACCGTGTGGGATAACTGTAGATGCAGACGACAAAATTTATATTGCCGATTATGCTAATCATCGCATCCAAAAATTCAACACCTCTGGGCTATTACTTTCAAAATGGGGAACTGAGGGTAGTGCCGATGGTCAGTTTGAATATCCTGTTGATGTAAAAATCTCTCCATCCGGAAATATATACGTGAGTGACGAGAATAACTGCCGGATACAGGTATTTGGTTATCTCGGGTTACCCCAAATACAGGTTAGTCCAACTATCATAAACTTCGATCCCTTAGTAGTAGGTTCATCAAGCGATCCGCAAATAATAACAATTACTGATAACAGTACAGCAGATTTATTAATTGGTGAAATTACTTTATCAGGGACAAACTCTGATCAATTCACGATAGTTAGTGATAATGCTTCTAATGAGACAATAATCCCAGGTAACTCAAGAATGGTGGCCCTGAAATTTAATCCAACTTCCACTGGTATTAAGTCTGCAATGCTCTCGATACAATCAAATGATCCAGATGAGCCTATTATTCAGGTGAATTTAACAGGAACCGCCTCTATATGGCGTACAATGATAAGTGGGACTTCAGACCCATTAAACAGCATATGGGGCAGTGCAGCAAACGATATTTATGTAGTGGGAAGTTATAATAGCACGGTTCTTCACTATAACGGTGAGAACTGGAGTTCAATATCAGGTCTCACTTTCCACGGATTTACACTCACTTTTTATGATATTTGGGGCAGTTCTGCAAATGACGTCTATATAGTGGCTAATAGCGGACACATGTTCCATTATGATGGTAGTGTCTGGACTTATATACCCAGAATGAATACAGAACATCTCTTCGGCATCTGGGGGAGTTCACCTAGCGATGTTTTCGTAGTGGGTAATAGCGGCACAATCTTACATTACAATGGCATATCTTGGAGCACTATGAACAGCGGAACTACGGCAGGCCTTCATGGCATATGGGGTGACTCTCCCAATAATGTTTTTGCAGTGGGGCCAAGCAGTATTATCCTGCACTATAATGGTACATCTTGGAGCCAAATGCCCAGTGGTACAGCAACAGCTGCTCTTAACGCTATTTGGGGCAGTTCAAGTAACGATATTTATGCAGTTGGCTCAAGTGGTGGAACGTTAGTCCATTTTGATGGCACCAACTGGAACTTAATGGACTGCGGTGCAACAACTACTCTTAACGATATTTGGGGTAGTTCCAGTAACGATATCTTTACTGTGGGGCATACTGGCACTATTATTCATAAAAATGGCAATACTTGGAGTCCAATGGCTAGTGGCACTGCAAATCATCTTAATGGCGTTTGGGGAAGTTGTGATAACGATGTTTTCGCAGTGGGGCAGAATGGCACTATTCTTCATTATGGGAGCGGTTGTTCAAATATTGTTGTGAGTCCATCCTTGATAATCTATAACCCAGTACAGGTAGGCACCGTAAGCAGTCAGCAGGCTACTACAGTTTCCAATACTGGTAAGGCTGACCTAATAGTGAGAACTATCACGCTATCGGGAATAAATGCCAATCAATTTAGTATTGTCAGTGATAATGCCTCAAACCAAACAATTGCCCCTGGGGAATCAAAAAGTCTAGGCGTTGTGTTTAGCCCAGATAAAATGGGAGAAAAAACGGCTATCTTGTCTATACCATCGAGCTCCCCCACTGATAATCCTGCAATGGTTACCCTCGTTGGATTGGCTACTAAGCAGCCACCTATTCCTGTGCCTTCAAGCACTGGAAAGGGAATGGTTACCTTTGATGTTGTTGAAGGAGCACTCATTATCGGTTTGACTCAAATTGCAGAAATTACCCTACCTGTTAACGGCAAACCCCCTTTGAATTTTACGTATGGTTTCTTTGATTTCAATGTGCTTGGTGTAGACCCTGGTGGCTCAGTAACAATAACAATCACATTCCCTGACAATATTCCAACCAATTGCCAGTACTGGAAATATAATAACGGGTGGGTCAATGTCACTTCTCTTGTAGGGGATAATGATGGTGATAATGTAATTACCTTGACGTTAACTGACGGTGGATTTGAAGATGCGGATGGATTGGTTAATGGCAGAATTCGTGACCCTGGTGGAATAGGATTTCCAGTTCAACAGACTTCTCCTGCACCAGCACAGCAAATCGATACTCCAACAATGATATCAACTACACCACACGGCGGATCAATGCCAACTGCTATACCGCTCTCACCTGCAATGCAATTGCCCAATGTCTATGTATCACAGGCAGCGATATCAGCATCTGAAGTTACTCCCGAAAACCCTGTATACGTAACTGCATATGTTGTGAACAAGGGCGGCGTTAGCAGGAATGTTGTCATTAAACTTGTGGTAAATGGGGAGGAAGAGAGCAGGCAGAGCCTTACCGTTGCCAGTGGTAATACCGTACCAGTTGCCTTTACTATTCAGAAAAGCCAGCCAGGAATCTATAATGTGACCGTAAATAATATATCTGCTGGCAGTTTTACAGTATCGGATAATTCGATAATTCTGTATTTCAGCATAGCCTGTCTTTTATTGGCTTTTGTGTTGGGTGTAATACTGATTTATAGGAAGTTTGCCATCTAA
- a CDS encoding alpha/beta hydrolase has protein sequence MEPQIGFCTTPDGARIAYTTLGHGSALVIPPSYFIVLNAYKSVPEVRHYLNRLALYHTVVIYDQRGAGLSDRNRAVFTLESELADLETVINHLKLDKVILSAASQAGPIAIAYAAKYPERVTHLVLYGTYANYGKFLSEEIKTSLISLIRQPHNWVGTRTVASIMTPQININELELFVNLQRESVTPEVNARLIEMQFELDVTNLCSSVKTPTLVMHRKGDKFILFKAGLELASLIPNARFVPLEGNEHYSFLGDVETGLRNTFQFLGDPVPDKSADNAGKTESLSNPPEPKTEQKKGNWLRMSNPLVKILITILASVIAGVILLLIKSLFP, from the coding sequence GTGGAGCCACAAATAGGATTTTGCACCACGCCAGATGGCGCCCGCATTGCGTACACCACCCTTGGACACGGGTCAGCACTGGTAATACCACCAAGTTATTTCATTGTACTCAACGCTTATAAGTCGGTACCAGAAGTCCGTCATTATCTGAATAGACTTGCACTTTATCATACCGTGGTGATCTATGACCAGCGAGGAGCCGGGTTATCCGATCGAAACCGGGCCGTCTTTACCCTGGAATCAGAGCTTGCAGATCTTGAAACTGTCATTAACCATCTGAAGCTGGATAAGGTGATATTGTCGGCTGCCTCCCAGGCTGGGCCTATAGCCATTGCGTATGCTGCCAAGTACCCCGAGCGCGTTACCCACCTTGTTCTTTACGGGACTTATGCAAACTACGGAAAATTTTTGTCTGAGGAAATCAAGACATCCTTAATATCATTGATCCGTCAACCTCATAATTGGGTCGGTACACGAACAGTTGCCAGCATTATGACACCACAAATCAACATTAATGAGCTCGAGTTATTCGTCAACCTACAAAGGGAAAGCGTTACACCTGAAGTCAATGCCCGGCTTATTGAAATGCAGTTTGAGCTTGATGTAACCAACCTTTGCTCGAGCGTTAAGACTCCCACACTCGTTATGCACCGCAAGGGAGACAAGTTTATTTTATTCAAGGCTGGCCTGGAGCTAGCATCTCTGATACCGAATGCGCGCTTTGTCCCGTTGGAAGGTAACGAACATTACAGCTTCCTTGGTGATGTGGAAACCGGTCTGAGAAATACATTTCAGTTTCTGGGTGATCCTGTCCCAGATAAATCTGCTGATAATGCAGGCAAGACAGAGTCATTAAGCAATCCACCCGAGCCTAAAACAGAGCAGAAGAAAGGGAACTGGCTGCGCATGAGCAACCCACTAGTAAAAATACTAATCACAATACTGGCATCAGTTATTGCTGGCGTTATTCTCTTGCTTATTAAATCTCTGTTTCCATAA